The nucleotide window GCTTGTTGAGAGATCTTTGCATCGGGATTGATGCCTTCAAATCCATGATATGCACCGGGGTATAAATGAAACTCTACGTCTACACCAGCTTGAGCTAATTTTGTGACATAGGTAATGGTTTCATCGCGGAAGGGGTCCAATTGGCCAACACAGGTATAAGTGTATGGTAGATTACTATAATCATCCGCCCTGGCTGGGGCAGCATAGGCGGGAACCTGATCTGTTCCGTGCAAGTCCCCAAGATACATCTTCCAACCGACTTCGTTTGCTTGTTGATTCCAAACAAAGCCTTCTGTCACTTCGTTAGCAGAGGGGGTATTATTTCGGTCATTGATCATCGGATAGAGAGGCATTTGGAAACAAAGAGAAGGGTATTGCCGGTCACGGGCTAAAAGGCTTAAGGCCGCGGTAAGCCCACCGCCAGCACTTGCACCTGCCACACCAATTCGATTCGGATCAATATTTAAGTGTTCAGCGTTGTCCGCAATCCATTTCAATGCAGCATAACAATCTTCAATCGGAGCAGGGTATGGATGTTCTGGAGCTAAACGGTAGTCAACAGACACGACCACACAATGAGTTGTCTTGACAAAACCAAGACAGAGTTGATCATCGCCATCTATTGAACCAAGTATGTAGCCCCCGCCGTGAATCCATAAGAGAGCAGGTAATGTTTCTTTTGATGATTTCGGACGATAAATCCGTACGCGTAATGGGTTACCATCAGGCCCTTCAATAAAATCATTTTCTAAAGATAAATCTTCATCCACTGTGACCGGGATATCCATTTGCCCTGCACCTTGTCTAAGCGCCTCTAAAAATTCGGGGCGGATGATGAAATCCTTAAATAGCTCTAGCCCACCTAATAATTCTGGATTCACACGATTTTTCATGAAACCACTCCTCGTTTTGATAGTTATAGAACGTTAATTTCATAGATGTGCATATTCCTACAAATACCATTGTAAGTGGAATAATAGGAAACCGTCAACAAAATATTCAGAAAATTAAATAATTTAATTCATTGACGAAGATTTCGGCACATTGGAGGTCTGACCTTTTTTATATGGTGGGGAATATGGTAAATTAGTATAGCGTATATATAGTTGATTTATAAAATTTCTAAAAAGGTTATTATAGAACCTACTATTTATACAGGAGGGGGAGAATCGTGCTTTAAGGTATTTGTTTTTTCTATAATGACGACTATGTAGCTTTGCTTATTTATATAGTGGGGTGTGGACTATGGAAAATAACGTTTTTGAACAGATGGCAAATAGGTATGATACCGAAGAAAGAATGGAATTAGCCAAAGTGATCGTGAAGGAAGTAAGACCAGAATTACAAAATTGTAAATCAAAATCCTTAGTAGACTATGGTAGTGGGACTGGGCTAATTAGTTTAGAATTAGCAGATTTAGTAGACTCGATATTGTTGGTGGATTCATCTAAACAAATGCTTGAGGTTGCGAAAACGAAAATTTCACAAAAAGGAATGACCAACGCAAACGTACTTTATTCAGATTTTACTCATGAATCGCCTGATCTTAAGGCAGACATCGTTTTAATGTCATTAGTCCTTCTTCATATTCCTGAAACGAAAAAAATTTTACAAGAAATGTTTAACCTTTTACATCATGATGGAAAGCTAATCATGATCGATTTTGACAAAAATGATAAAATCAATCATCCGAAAGTACATAACGGTTTCTCCCATGATGAACTGAAAAAAGAATTATCGGATGTTGGATTTACAACCATTGAAATGAAGACATTCCATCATGGAAAACGTATTTTTATGAATCAGGATGCCTCAATGTTTATATCCTGTTGTAAAAAGTGATTTATTGTTTTTTACTTAGATCACTCCAAATTCAACTTCCTAACATATCTCTCACCTAACCATTTTCTACATACCTTAAGCAGGTGAGTTCACATATGGCAACGAAATTATTATAAACATTGTTAAAATAGGAGAAAACCATTTTTTAAGGAGGAAACTTATGAATCAACACTCTGACACAATCATCTTCATTATCGCTTTGGTTATCTTCGTTATTTATAGGCGTGTGCGCCGAAATATCGGATGGCAGCAACTAAATCCAAGAAAACTCTTGGTTAGGACATGTTTATTCATTTTTATTGGATTGATCTTTTTAGCAGGGGGAATTTCCCATCCGATCAGTTTATTGTCCGACGTGATAGGAATACTTGTAGGAATCATTCTTGCCTATTACGGGGCTACATTAACTAGTTTTGAACAAAGAGAGGGGCGTTTGCATTACCGCCCGAACATTTGGATTGGCAGCACCGTAACTTTACTATTTTTAGCACGCTTATTCTATCGCTTTTATAATATGTACACCGCGGGGATCGTAACTGGATTACCTCAGGAACAAAC belongs to Neobacillus sp. OS1-2 and includes:
- a CDS encoding alpha/beta hydrolase codes for the protein MKNRVNPELLGGLELFKDFIIRPEFLEALRQGAGQMDIPVTVDEDLSLENDFIEGPDGNPLRVRIYRPKSSKETLPALLWIHGGGYILGSIDGDDQLCLGFVKTTHCVVVSVDYRLAPEHPYPAPIEDCYAALKWIADNAEHLNIDPNRIGVAGASAGGGLTAALSLLARDRQYPSLCFQMPLYPMINDRNNTPSANEVTEGFVWNQQANEVGWKMYLGDLHGTDQVPAYAAPARADDYSNLPYTYTCVGQLDPFRDETITYVTKLAQAGVDVEFHLYPGAYHGFEGINPDAKISQQALKEYTQAVKNGFDRVRVESNV
- a CDS encoding methyltransferase domain-containing protein — translated: MENNVFEQMANRYDTEERMELAKVIVKEVRPELQNCKSKSLVDYGSGTGLISLELADLVDSILLVDSSKQMLEVAKTKISQKGMTNANVLYSDFTHESPDLKADIVLMSLVLLHIPETKKILQEMFNLLHHDGKLIMIDFDKNDKINHPKVHNGFSHDELKKELSDVGFTTIEMKTFHHGKRIFMNQDASMFISCCKK